In the genome of Bradyrhizobium sp. CB3481, the window GACCATTACGTCATCAATGGCCGCAAATGGTGGTCATCCGGCGTCGGCGATCCCCGCTGCAAGGTCGCGATCCTGATGGGCAAGACCGATCCGAAAGCCGCAAAGCACCAGCAGCAGTCGCAGATCCTGGTGCCGCTCGACACGCCCGGCATCAAGGTCGAAAAAATGCTGCCGGTGTTCGGCTTCGACGATGCGCCGCACGGCCATGCCCAGGTGCTGCTTGAGAACGTTCGCATTCCCAAGGCCAACATCCTGCTCGGCGAGGGCCGTGGTTTCGAGATCGCGCAGGGCCGTCTCGGCCCGGGCCGCATCCATCACTGCATGCGCACCATCGGCAAGGCCGAGGAGGCGCTGGAGAAGATGGTGCGGCGGCTTTCCTCGCGCACCGCGTTCGGCAAGAAGATCATCGAACATTCGGTCTGGGAGCAGCGCATCGCGGAAGCCCGTATCGATATCGAGATGAACCGCTTGCTGTGCCTCAAGGCCGCCGACATGATGGACAAGGTCGGCAACAAGACCGCGCAGCTCGAGATCGCCATGATCAAGGTGGCGGCGCCGAACATGGCGCTCAAGATCATCGATAACGCTATACAGGCGTTCGGCGGCGGCGGCGTCTCCGACGACGCTGGCCTGGCGGTCGAGTACGCCCATGTGCGCACGCTGCGGCTCGCGGACGGTCCTGACGAGGTGCATAACCGCGCCATTGCCAGACTTGAACTTCGGAAGTATGCAAACGCTACGAACCATTAATAAGGGGAGGGCGGACGCAACGCTCTCTCAGCCGTCATTCCGGGATGGTCCGAAGGACCAGACCCGGAATCTCGAGATTCCGGGTTCGATGCTTCGCATCGCCCCGGAATGACGGACAATAAAGTAAGGGAGCGTCATCGTGGCGGACGGCGTCAGGAAAGACGAAGAGTTCTCAGGGACAAAGGAAGTCGAGGAGCGCCATCGCATCAACGAGGCGAACCTCGATGGCTGGATGCGCGAGCATGTCGAAGGCTATCAGGGGCCGTTGAAAGTCCTGCAGTTCAAGGGCGGCCAGTCCAACCCGACCTACAAGCTGGAAACGTCGTCGCGATCCTACGTGATGCGCCGAAAGCCGTTCGGCAAATTGCTGCCGTCGGCGCATGCGGTCGACCGCGAATTCCGTGTCATCGCGGCGCTCGGCAAGCAGGGCTTTCCGGTCGCGAAGGCTTATGCGCTGTGCACCGATGATGCCGTGATCGGCGCGGCCTTCTACATCATGTCGATGGAAGAGGGCCGGGTGTTCTGGGATCCGACGCTGCCGAGCCAGACCCCGGATAACAGGCGAAAGATCTTCACCAGCAAGATCGAAACGCTGGCAAAACTCCACGTCTTCAATCCGGAAGCGATCGGGCTTGGCGACTTCGGCAAGCCCGGCAATTATTTCGCGCGTCAGATCGACCGCTGGACCAAGCAGTACCGCGCCTCCGAGACGCAGCACATTCCGGAATTCGAGAAGGTCGCCGAATGGCTGCCGCGGACGGTGCCGGGGCAGGCGCGGATTTCAATCGTCCACGGCGACTATCGCCTCGACAACATGATTTTCCACGTGACGGAACCGCGCGTGCAGGCGGTGCTGGACTGGGAACTGTCGACGCTCGGCGATCCCATGGCCGACTTCACCTATCTCTTGATGCAGTGGACCATGCCGGGCCTCGCTGGCGCCGATCTCAAGGCGCTCAACATCCCGAGCGTGGAAGAAGCCGCGCAGATCTACTGCGACGTCACCGGCATGGAAGTGCCCGATCTGAACTGGTACTTCGCCTACAACATGTTCCGCCTCGCCGGCATCACGCAGGGTATCGCGGGACGGATCCGCGACGGCACCGCGGCCAATGCCAAGGCGCTGGAGTCGGCGGCGCGCACCGTGCCGCTGTCGAAATCTTCCTGGGAATACGCTCAGAAGGCCGGCGCGACTTAACCCTACTGCGTCATAGCAAAACCTCATCCTGAGGAGCCCGCGAGAAGCGGGCGTCTCGAAGGATGTAGGCCACAGACGGGGCCTCATGGTTCGAGACGCGCGTTCCGCGCTCCTCACCATGAGGGAATCCACTTGGCTCTGTCCCCAAATATTCGCGGCAGCCTGCTTATGGCGGTGTCCATGGCCGCGTTCACCGCGAACGACTCCATCACCAAAGTGGTGTCGTCCGAGATGAACTTCGGCCAGGTGATCCTGGTGCGCGGGCTGTTCGCGATGGTGCTGGTCGCGGCCTTCGCATGGTATCAGGACGCGTTGCGCCCGCTGCGGACGCTGATGATCAAGCCGGTGGTGCTGCGCGTCATCGGCGAGATCGGCGGCACGCTCGCGTTCATGGTCGCGCTGGTGCATCTACCGCTCGCCAACACTTCGGCGATCCTCCAGGCGCTGCCACTTGCGATCACGCTCGGCGCCGCGGTGATTTTCGGCGAGCCGGTCGGCTGGCGGCGCTGGTCGGCGATCGCGGCCGGCTTCATCGGCGTGCTGGTCATCGTGCGGCCGGGGCTTGCCGGCTTCAGCCAGTACTCGCTGTTCGCATTGGTGTCGGTTGCCTTCTGCACGCTGCGTGACCTCGCGACGCGGCGGATCCCCGCGAAGATCCCGTCGCTGTTCATCACCTTGCTGACGACGGTGACGGTAACGAGCGCCGGCGGCGTCATCCTCGTTCCGCTCGGTGGCTGGAGCCCGCCGTCGGCCACCGCGCTCGGCCTGCAGGCGTTAGCCGCGGTGCTGCTCTTGATCGGCTATCAATGCATCATCTCGGCACTGCGCACCGGCGACATCTCGGCGGTGGCGCCGTTCCGCTATTCCGCGCTGCTATGGGCGATGTCGCTCGGTTATCTCGTGTTCGGTGACGTGCCCGACGCGATGATGGTGACGGGCGCCGCGACCATCGTCGCCTCCGGCCTCTACGCCTTCTACCGCGAGCGCATCCGCCACCGCGCGCTGGCGGCGGAATCCTCCGGCTCGCCGCCGGAGGGGGTGTGATCGTGATGGCGTCCGTCATTGCGAGCGAAGCGAAGCAATCCATCGCGCCGCATATGCGGAGAGATGGATTGCTTCGTCGCTTCGCTCCTCGCAATGACGAACTAAACCGGCTTGCCCGTATACGGCATCGACGCAGTAAGGCCGCCGTCGACCGGGATCGCCTGGCCGTTGACGTAGGACGCCTCATCGCTCGCAAGGAACAAACCCATCGCCGCGAGCTCGTGCGGCTGGCCGGCGCGCTTCAAGGGATTGAGCTGGCCGATCTTGTCTTGGGTGCCGCGCTCCTTGGCGCGGTCGAACACCGGCTTGGTCATGCCGGTCTCGATCAGGCCGGGGCAAACCGCGTTGATGCGCACGCCGGTGCCAGACAGCGAGTAGGCGGTTGTCTGCACCAGGCTGATGACGCCGGCCTTGCTGGCGCCATAGGGGTGACCGCTGGCGCCGGCCTTGAGCCCCGCGACCGAGGCGGTGCAGACGATCGAGCCGGACTTCTGCTTGATCATGTGCGGCATCGAATGCTTGATCGCCAGAAACGGCCCGATCAGATTGACGCGCAGCACTTCCTGCCAGTGTTCGACGGTCTGCTCGGCGAGCGGCACCAGCCCGCCGCTGACGCCGGCATTGGCCCAGATCGCATCGAGCCGGCCATAGTTCGCCACCGCCTTGTCGATGAACGCCTTCACGTCCGCTTCCGAGCCGGCATCGGCCATGACGGCCTCGACGGTGCCGCCGGCATCACTGACCAGCTTGGCGGTCTCCTTCACGCCGTCAGTCTTGTCGACGATGATGAGCTTCGCGCCTTCTTTGGAGAACAGCACCGACGCAGCGCGCCCGATGCCGCTTCCAGCACCGGTAATGACGACGGATTTGCCTTCGAGGCGGCCCATGAGTCTCTCCCTGCAGTGTTATGCGCGTCGGCGTCTGCCGCCTTGCGGAATTCAAACAGAATTTCAAACGTCAAGTCACTTGAGGCGATGAGTGCTCTGACGTACAGCGTCAACGAACAGTATTGAAGGGACGTTGCGATGTCCAATGCAGACAGACCGCGGATGACGACGACGCGATGGTGGTGGGTTCGCCACGCGCCGGTGCGCGAAGACAATGGCTGCATCTACGGGCAGAAGGATCTCGGCTGCGACTGTAGCGATCGCATTGTGTTCGAGGCGGTCGGAAAAATCCTGCCGCGTGGCGCGGTCTGGTATGCAAGCAACCTGAAGCGCACGCACCAGACCGCAGCAGCGATCTGGGCCTCGGGCTTTCCGAAGCCGTCGGATATGCCGCATGTGAACGCGTTCGCCGAGCAGCATCTTGGCGAACTGCAGGGCATGAATCGCGCGGCATTTTACGCGAGCCTGCCGGCCGGCCGCCATTGGCTTACCGGTGTTGACGAAGCCGCACCCGGCGGCGAGAGTTTCATGGATCTCTATAACCGCGCCTGCGCCGCCATCGAGCGCATCAACGCCGAGCACGCGGGAAGGGACATCATCGCCGTCGCGCACGGCGGCACGATCCGGGCGGCCATCGGTCTTGCGCTCGGCGGCCAGCCGGAGAAAGGCCTCGCCTTCGATATCGACAATTGCTCGGTCACGCGGCTCGATCATCTCTCGAGCGCCACTTACACCGGCTGGTGGCTGCCGATGGTGAACCAGCAGCCCTGGATCGCCGACGCCTCGCACAACGCGATGCATCAGCCGGCAGGCCCGGAGGTCGCGCCGCCGGAAACGAAGCTCGCTTGAGCCTTGAGTTGTCGCGGGCCGTAAAGGCTGCTTAGTTCGAATTCAAGACCAATCCGGCATCGCGCCGGATCAACATCGGGGAGAGAGACATGAGCTTGTTCGACATGACCGGGAAAGTCGCCGTCATCACCGGCTCCACGCGCGGCATCGGTCGCGCCATTGCCGAACGCATGGCCGAGCACGGCGCCAAGGTCGTAATCTCCTCGCGCAAGCAGGACGTCTGCGATCAGGTCGCCAAGGAGGTCAACGAAAAGTTCGGCAAGGGCACGGCGGTTGCGATCGCCGCCAACATCTCGAACAAGGAAAACCTGCAGAACCTCGTCGACCAATCCAATCGCGCCTTCGGCAAGATCGACGTGCTGGTCTGCAACGCCGCGTCCAATCCCTATTATGGTTCGCTCGCCGGCATCTCCGACGATCAATTCCGAAAAATTCTCGACAACAACATTGTTGCCAACAACTGGCTGATCAACATGGTGGTGCCGCAGATGATCGAGTGCAAGGACGGCTCGATCATCATCGTCTCCTCGATCGGCGGCCTGAAAGGCTCGACCGTGCTCGGCGCCTACGCGATTTCGAAGGCGGCCGACATGCAGCTCGCGCGCAACCTCGCCTGCGAATACGGTAAGCATAACATCCGCGTGAACTGCATCGCGCCGGGCCTGATCAAGACCGATTTCGCCAAGGCGCTGTGGGACAATCCGGAGACGCTGAAGGCATCCACCGCGCGCTCGCCACTGCTGCGCATCGGCGTGCCCGACGAGATCGCGGGCGCTGCAGTGCTGATGGGATCGAAGGCCGGCGACTTCATGACGGGGCAGACCATCGTGATCGACGGCGGCGCGACGATCAGTTGAGGTGAGCGGACACGCCTGCCACGGATTCGGTGTCATCGTCCGCGAAGGCGGACGATCCAGTAAACGCAACCGTCTCGGTTCTCATGACCGTCGCTGCGTACTGGATGCCCCGCCTTCGCGGGGCATGACAGTGGAGGATGCGCCGCGTAGACCTCACTCCACCGCCGCGTACACCAGATCCCGCAGCAGGTTGCGGATATATTCGCGCTGGCCGGGGCCCTGCATCATGAACACCGTGAACAGGTCCTCCGCCGGATCGATGAAGAAGAACGTGCCGGCCATGCCGCTCCAGAAGAACTGACTGAGCGAGCCTGGGAAGGGCGCGACGCCGCGCTGGGTGCGAACGGCGAAGCCGAGGCCGAACCCGTGGCCGGCCGGCATCAGCGGCGAGTCCACCTTCACATTGGGCGCGAGATGATCCGACGCCATCAGCTCCAGCGTCTTGCGGCCGATGATCCTGTTGCCGTCGAGCGTGCCGCCGCTCAGCAGCATCTGGCAGAACCGCGCATAGTCCATCGTGGTCGAGACCAGCCCGCCGCCACCGGATTCCATCGCCGGCTTCTCGAGCATGTTGAAGAGCTGCACCTTGTCGCCGTTCCATGGATCGTTCGCGAACGGTTCGGCAAGACGGGCCGCGTTGGCTTCCGGGGTATGGAACGCGGTCTCGGCCATCTGCAGCGGCGCCAGGATGCGTTCGGTGAGGAACGCGCCGAGCGACTTGCCGGAGACGACCTCGATGATCCGGCCGAGCACGTCGGTCGAGCGGCTGTAGTTCCATTCCGCGCCCGGCTGGCAGATCAGCGGCATGCCGGCGATCATGGTGGCGTGCTCGGCATTGGTGATCTTGCGGCTGCGCAGCCGCGACTGCTGGTAGAGCTGCTGGACCAGGCCGTTGCCGGTGTGATCGTAGGTCAGGCCGGAAGTGTGCCGCAACAGGTCCTGCACGGTCATCTGCCGCTTCGCCGGTACGAGATCGAGCTTGCCATTATTCTCGACGCCGACCTGCTGGTCGGCAAACTCCGGAATGAATTTGGCGACGGGATCGCCGAGGATGAAATGGCCGTCCTCAACCAGCATCATGATGCCGATCGAGACGATCGGTTTGGTCATCGAGAAGATGCGGAAGATGCTGTCATGCGCCATCGGCGCGGAGGCGGCCGGGCTCTGGCGGCCGATGGCATCGAACCAGCCGATCTGGCCGCGCCGCGCCACCATGACCGTGGCACCGGGCAGGGTTCCCTTGTCGACCTCGCGCTTGAAGGCGTCGGACATCCGTTGCAGGCGGGCGGTCGAGAGGCCGATCGTTTCGGGCTTGGCATCGGGGAGAGCAGGGGTCCGGGGGGCGGATGCTTGCCGAGCGGCAGTCTGCGCGTTCATGGTCTCTCCCGTGGCGCTTGTTGTTGTAAGGAGAGCAAAGTCTGGCGCATAAGCCCCGCTTTGGATAGGCGGAAAGCCGCTTCGCCCTTGCATTCGGGGTATGCCCTATGCTTGAAACGGCGCGCGAACCGGCGCACGTCGCCGGTCCCTGCAGGAGTGTAGCTCAATTGGTAGAGCACCGGTCTCCAAAACCGGGGGTCGCAGGTTCGAGCCCTGCCACTCCTGCCAGCTAAATCAAGCACTTAAGCCAGGTTTCATCCACGCGCGGCGAGATTCTGCCAGCGGCAAATCGCGCGCCTAACGGGCACCGACAACTGCCTTTTCAGCCGGCCGGGCAGGCTCGCCCGCAGGCGCCCTGGACTCGCCGAGGGGTGGCTGCCTGTGCGCAGGAGATTGGGCGTGGTGGGCCTTTTCGACCCGCTTCGACCATGACCGGTAATAGGCAACGCCCGTCATGATCGCGATTCCGGCGGTTCCGACCAGGAGTTGAGCGACGATCCCGTCGGACGTCATCTTCAGGAAGAAGTAGCCGATGAATGCCAGGTAGATGCCGACGGCAAACACTTCGAGGGATTGCTGGCCGCATTTGATCATCGGCTTCCAGATGGCAGCCTGAAGTCCCTTCGCATCGATGGCTATCAATCGCGTGCCGAGCACGATCACGATGGCGAGGTGGAGGAAGCGATAGGGCGCCAGATTGGTCTTGTCGTTCGGGTTGAAGGTTTCGAACAGCGCGGGCGGGAACAGTTTCTGCAGGTCCGGTATCAATCCGGCCAGCGTCATGACGGCTGCAAAGACCAGATAGGCGACCCCGATCACCGGGACCAGCCTCGAGCGCACCAGGAAGTGCACCGTCTTGGCCCCGCCCAGCGCCAGCCATGCGCCGAGCACGAACAGAAGCTGCCATGCGAACGGGTTAAAATACCAAACCCCCGCTGGATAGGACGGCAGGTTCCAGCCGAATTGCCTTGCAGCGAAATATAGTAGCACCGATCCGAGCATCACCCAGTCGCGGTGGCGGAGCATCAACCAGAGCACCGGCGGAAAGGCGCCCATCAGGACGACGTAGAGCGGCAGCACGTCGAGGTTCAATGGCTTGTATCGGAGCAGCAGCCCCTGCGTGATGGCTTCGACCGGGGCGTTCAGCAAAGGGGCAACGTTGAAGCGATCAATGAGGTCGGGCGCGTTGAAGCTGTTGGCGAGGAGATGGACGGAAGCCAGGTAGAATACGAACAGCAGCATATGCGCGGTGTAGATCTGCCACACGCGCCGCAATAGCCGGGTCGTCCCGAAGACGAAGCCGCCTTCGAGCATCCGCCTGCCGAAAACGAGCGCCGAAGTGTAACCGGAGATGAATACGAACAGGTCGGCGCCGTCGCTGAAGCCGTAATTTCGGAACGAGAACCAGGCCAGTACGCTGGTAGAAACATGGCCAAGAAACATCAGCCAGTTGGCGAGGCCGCGGAACAGGTCCAGCCGCAAATCCCGCGTCGATGGTGGAAGTGCAAGCTCGACCCGCATTTTCAGTCCACGTCCGAGAGCTCCGAGTTCGAAACACCTCAGCAAATGCTCAAGGTGCAATCTTAGGCGCGCCGTCGAAACGGGTGCTTGAGCCAAGTCAAACTGACGGGCGGGG includes:
- a CDS encoding acyl-CoA dehydrogenase family protein, whose protein sequence is MNFDMSEKQKEWLNRVRAFMNAHVRPAVPIYKQQDAEGERWKVIPVLEELKKKARAEGLWNMFMPPNAHEDDEFRGAGLTNLEYAPLSEEMGRISWASEVFNCSAPDTGNMEVFMRYGTKEQKRKWLRPLMDGEIRSAFLMTEPAVASSDATNIETRIESDGDHYVINGRKWWSSGVGDPRCKVAILMGKTDPKAAKHQQQSQILVPLDTPGIKVEKMLPVFGFDDAPHGHAQVLLENVRIPKANILLGEGRGFEIAQGRLGPGRIHHCMRTIGKAEEALEKMVRRLSSRTAFGKKIIEHSVWEQRIAEARIDIEMNRLLCLKAADMMDKVGNKTAQLEIAMIKVAAPNMALKIIDNAIQAFGGGGVSDDAGLAVEYAHVRTLRLADGPDEVHNRAIARLELRKYANATNH
- a CDS encoding phosphotransferase family protein codes for the protein MADGVRKDEEFSGTKEVEERHRINEANLDGWMREHVEGYQGPLKVLQFKGGQSNPTYKLETSSRSYVMRRKPFGKLLPSAHAVDREFRVIAALGKQGFPVAKAYALCTDDAVIGAAFYIMSMEEGRVFWDPTLPSQTPDNRRKIFTSKIETLAKLHVFNPEAIGLGDFGKPGNYFARQIDRWTKQYRASETQHIPEFEKVAEWLPRTVPGQARISIVHGDYRLDNMIFHVTEPRVQAVLDWELSTLGDPMADFTYLLMQWTMPGLAGADLKALNIPSVEEAAQIYCDVTGMEVPDLNWYFAYNMFRLAGITQGIAGRIRDGTAANAKALESAARTVPLSKSSWEYAQKAGAT
- a CDS encoding DMT family transporter yields the protein MAAFTANDSITKVVSSEMNFGQVILVRGLFAMVLVAAFAWYQDALRPLRTLMIKPVVLRVIGEIGGTLAFMVALVHLPLANTSAILQALPLAITLGAAVIFGEPVGWRRWSAIAAGFIGVLVIVRPGLAGFSQYSLFALVSVAFCTLRDLATRRIPAKIPSLFITLLTTVTVTSAGGVILVPLGGWSPPSATALGLQALAAVLLLIGYQCIISALRTGDISAVAPFRYSALLWAMSLGYLVFGDVPDAMMVTGAATIVASGLYAFYRERIRHRALAAESSGSPPEGV
- a CDS encoding SDR family oxidoreductase → MGRLEGKSVVITGAGSGIGRAASVLFSKEGAKLIIVDKTDGVKETAKLVSDAGGTVEAVMADAGSEADVKAFIDKAVANYGRLDAIWANAGVSGGLVPLAEQTVEHWQEVLRVNLIGPFLAIKHSMPHMIKQKSGSIVCTASVAGLKAGASGHPYGASKAGVISLVQTTAYSLSGTGVRINAVCPGLIETGMTKPVFDRAKERGTQDKIGQLNPLKRAGQPHELAAMGLFLASDEASYVNGQAIPVDGGLTASMPYTGKPV
- a CDS encoding histidine phosphatase family protein, with protein sequence MSNADRPRMTTTRWWWVRHAPVREDNGCIYGQKDLGCDCSDRIVFEAVGKILPRGAVWYASNLKRTHQTAAAIWASGFPKPSDMPHVNAFAEQHLGELQGMNRAAFYASLPAGRHWLTGVDEAAPGGESFMDLYNRACAAIERINAEHAGRDIIAVAHGGTIRAAIGLALGGQPEKGLAFDIDNCSVTRLDHLSSATYTGWWLPMVNQQPWIADASHNAMHQPAGPEVAPPETKLA
- a CDS encoding SDR family oxidoreductase, encoding MSLFDMTGKVAVITGSTRGIGRAIAERMAEHGAKVVISSRKQDVCDQVAKEVNEKFGKGTAVAIAANISNKENLQNLVDQSNRAFGKIDVLVCNAASNPYYGSLAGISDDQFRKILDNNIVANNWLINMVVPQMIECKDGSIIIVSSIGGLKGSTVLGAYAISKAADMQLARNLACEYGKHNIRVNCIAPGLIKTDFAKALWDNPETLKASTARSPLLRIGVPDEIAGAAVLMGSKAGDFMTGQTIVIDGGATIS
- a CDS encoding serine hydrolase domain-containing protein produces the protein MNAQTAARQASAPRTPALPDAKPETIGLSTARLQRMSDAFKREVDKGTLPGATVMVARRGQIGWFDAIGRQSPAASAPMAHDSIFRIFSMTKPIVSIGIMMLVEDGHFILGDPVAKFIPEFADQQVGVENNGKLDLVPAKRQMTVQDLLRHTSGLTYDHTGNGLVQQLYQQSRLRSRKITNAEHATMIAGMPLICQPGAEWNYSRSTDVLGRIIEVVSGKSLGAFLTERILAPLQMAETAFHTPEANAARLAEPFANDPWNGDKVQLFNMLEKPAMESGGGGLVSTTMDYARFCQMLLSGGTLDGNRIIGRKTLELMASDHLAPNVKVDSPLMPAGHGFGLGFAVRTQRGVAPFPGSLSQFFWSGMAGTFFFIDPAEDLFTVFMMQGPGQREYIRNLLRDLVYAAVE
- a CDS encoding OpgC domain-containing protein; the encoded protein is MRVELALPPSTRDLRLDLFRGLANWLMFLGHVSTSVLAWFSFRNYGFSDGADLFVFISGYTSALVFGRRMLEGGFVFGTTRLLRRVWQIYTAHMLLFVFYLASVHLLANSFNAPDLIDRFNVAPLLNAPVEAITQGLLLRYKPLNLDVLPLYVVLMGAFPPVLWLMLRHRDWVMLGSVLLYFAARQFGWNLPSYPAGVWYFNPFAWQLLFVLGAWLALGGAKTVHFLVRSRLVPVIGVAYLVFAAVMTLAGLIPDLQKLFPPALFETFNPNDKTNLAPYRFLHLAIVIVLGTRLIAIDAKGLQAAIWKPMIKCGQQSLEVFAVGIYLAFIGYFFLKMTSDGIVAQLLVGTAGIAIMTGVAYYRSWSKRVEKAHHAQSPAHRQPPLGESRAPAGEPARPAEKAVVGAR